A window of the Bacteroidales bacterium genome harbors these coding sequences:
- the wtpA gene encoding tungstate ABC transporter substrate-binding protein WtpA, producing MLRFAFPLFILFSSIFSPAAQSQNTSIGGELKIFHAGSLSVPMKEVTTAFNKQYPKVKVLLESAGSVASARKITDLKKPCDIMASADYAVIDNMLIPEYADWNIKFVSNELSIVYSEKSRYASQINNKNWLDILMKEDVAFGRADPNSDPCGYRTVMALQLAEKHYKKPGLAAKFLAKDLNYMRPKEVDLIALLETGSIDYIFLYKSVAIQHQLKYVTLPDQVNLKNPAYSNLYATAKVEINGKAPGSKETMTGEPMIYGVTMLKNAPNKAAALAFLKFLLSKDQGMKIMQKNGQPSVIPMENEHFDRLPKELKVFAKKSK from the coding sequence ATGTTAAGGTTCGCATTTCCACTTTTCATCCTTTTTTCTTCAATCTTTTCCCCTGCTGCCCAGTCGCAGAATACTTCCATTGGTGGTGAATTAAAAATATTTCATGCAGGGAGTCTTTCTGTTCCAATGAAAGAAGTGACAACTGCCTTTAATAAACAATATCCTAAGGTGAAGGTCTTGCTTGAATCAGCGGGTAGTGTAGCATCAGCCAGGAAAATAACAGACCTTAAAAAACCTTGCGATATCATGGCTTCTGCCGATTATGCCGTTATCGACAATATGTTGATCCCGGAGTATGCCGACTGGAACATCAAATTTGTCAGTAATGAACTCTCCATTGTTTACAGTGAAAAGAGCCGTTATGCATCTCAAATCAACAACAAGAACTGGTTGGATATCCTGATGAAGGAGGATGTCGCTTTTGGCCGTGCCGATCCGAACTCTGACCCATGTGGTTATCGTACAGTTATGGCCTTGCAGCTGGCTGAAAAACATTATAAAAAGCCCGGCCTTGCAGCAAAATTCCTTGCAAAAGACCTTAATTATATGCGCCCTAAGGAGGTGGACCTGATTGCTTTACTGGAGACAGGTTCAATAGATTATATCTTTCTGTATAAGTCAGTTGCCATTCAGCATCAGTTAAAATATGTCACCCTGCCCGACCAGGTGAATCTGAAAAATCCTGCGTATTCGAATCTCTATGCTACCGCTAAAGTGGAAATCAATGGAAAAGCACCAGGCAGCAAGGAAACGATGACCGGTGAACCTATGATCTACGGAGTTACAATGCTCAAAAATGCCCCAAATAAAGCCGCAGCCCTGGCTTTCCTGAAATTCCTGTTGTCAAAGGATCAAGGCATGAAGATCATGCAGAAAAACGGACAGCCTTCTGTGATTCCGATGGAGAATGAGCATTTTGACCGACTGCCCAAAGAACTGAAGGTTTTTGCAAAGAAGAGTAAATGA
- a CDS encoding pentapeptide repeat-containing protein → MSTPYFEGQTFSHQNLAESPLQQGEYEDCIFKNCDFSNFNLSGFRFTTCRFESCNLSMVKLGKTAFQEAEFMDCKILGVNFSSCHEFLLSFSFRNCMLNLSSFQKLKLKKIRFYNCSLQECDFTESDLQECLFDQCDLLRALFYHTNLEKADFRTALQYSLDPEQNRLKKARFSLEGVTGLLDKYGILIS, encoded by the coding sequence ATGAGCACCCCTTACTTCGAAGGACAGACATTTTCGCATCAGAATCTCGCCGAAAGTCCCTTACAACAAGGAGAATATGAGGATTGCATCTTCAAAAACTGCGATTTCTCCAATTTTAACCTCTCCGGCTTCAGGTTCACCACATGCCGCTTCGAATCCTGCAACCTGAGCATGGTGAAACTCGGCAAAACCGCTTTCCAGGAGGCTGAATTTATGGATTGCAAAATATTGGGTGTGAACTTCAGCAGCTGCCACGAATTCCTGCTTTCTTTCAGCTTCAGGAATTGTATGCTAAACCTCTCCTCTTTCCAGAAACTGAAACTGAAAAAAATCCGCTTTTATAACTGCAGTCTCCAGGAATGCGATTTCACCGAATCCGACCTGCAGGAATGCCTCTTCGACCAATGCGACCTGCTCAGGGCTTTATTCTATCATACCAACCTCGAAAAAGCCGACTTCCGCACGGCCCTGCAATACTCCCTCGACCCTGAACAAAACCGCCTCAAAAAAGCACGCTTCTCTCTCGAAGGCGTCACCGGACTGCTGGATAAATATGGAATCCTTATTTCCTGA
- a CDS encoding ATP-binding cassette domain-containing protein, producing the protein MNNPLEKVPLLRLEGISRQYASFSLKEIDFSIHEGDYFILLGVSGAGKSMILETIAGLVTPDSGTIRKNGLDITNESIQNRKIGIVFQDHAVFPHMSVYENILYPIKKKIHNKSEKDQLVKEIAENLGIRGLLNRKPSTLSGGELQRVALARTLVQKPDLLLLDEPLASLDIKLKTDLRSTLRRLNKQGQTIIHVTHDYEEAISLGNRIAVIHDGRILQYGTPEEVFHHPRSEFVAHFTGAKNFFNARFSSGSREASVTGKLIIQTSSDTLQEEGFILIRSEDIFLSETHVETSAVNQFQGTILEMVPTPGGFEIKLDIGITLFAAITRESAQRMGLHESMTCFACFKASAVRIID; encoded by the coding sequence GTGAATAATCCTCTTGAGAAAGTTCCATTATTGCGCCTGGAGGGGATCTCCCGGCAATACGCCTCATTCTCGCTTAAAGAAATCGATTTTTCGATCCATGAGGGAGATTACTTCATCCTGCTGGGGGTTTCCGGGGCCGGAAAATCAATGATCCTTGAAACCATTGCAGGACTGGTAACTCCTGATTCCGGAACCATCCGGAAGAACGGACTCGATATTACAAACGAGAGTATTCAGAACCGGAAAATAGGGATCGTCTTCCAGGATCATGCCGTCTTTCCTCATATGAGTGTTTACGAGAATATCCTTTACCCAATAAAAAAGAAGATTCATAACAAATCTGAAAAGGATCAGCTGGTCAAAGAAATTGCCGAAAATCTTGGAATCAGGGGATTATTGAACAGGAAACCCTCTACCTTGTCAGGAGGAGAATTACAAAGGGTGGCACTAGCCCGTACACTGGTTCAGAAACCGGATTTGCTCCTCCTGGATGAACCCCTGGCTTCCCTGGATATAAAGCTCAAAACAGACCTTAGGAGTACCTTAAGAAGGCTTAACAAGCAGGGACAGACCATCATCCATGTGACTCATGATTATGAAGAAGCCATTTCCCTTGGAAACAGGATTGCTGTGATTCATGATGGCAGGATACTTCAATATGGTACTCCTGAAGAAGTCTTTCATCATCCCAGGTCAGAATTTGTTGCCCATTTTACCGGTGCCAAAAATTTCTTCAATGCAAGATTCAGCAGTGGAAGCCGGGAAGCATCTGTTACCGGCAAACTGATTATCCAGACTTCCTCAGATACCCTGCAGGAGGAGGGATTCATCCTGATCAGGAGTGAGGATATATTTCTTTCAGAAACGCATGTAGAGACCAGTGCGGTCAATCAGTTTCAAGGGACTATTTTGGAGATGGTGCCTACTCCCGGCGGATTTGAAATCAAGCTGGATATCGGAATTACATTGTTTGCAGCTATTACCAGGGAATCAGCTCAGAGAATGGGGCTGCATGAATCCATGACATGTTTCGCCTGTTTCAAGGCATCGGCTGTGAGAATCATTGATTAG
- a CDS encoding queuosine precursor transporter: MLKSSRSDHHRSNTLFLVLAAFFITNAIIAEFGGVKIFSMEKLLGMAPLNLRFLGSEISLNMSVGVLIWPLVFIISDLMNEYFGRSGVRKISFLTAAMIGYGFVIILGWTKMPAADFWLNLNGLDAQGNKFNIDYAYSLIFRQGLGIIVGSLTAFLVSQLVDAYVFHYFRKLTGHKYLWLRATGSTAISQLIDSFVILVIAFYFLGNWSLEQVLKVGLIQYSYKLVLAILLTPLIYLAHFIIDRYLGKSRSIQLIEETNRNW; encoded by the coding sequence ATGTTGAAATCATCCCGCTCCGACCACCACCGCAGCAATACCCTGTTCCTGGTATTGGCAGCTTTTTTTATCACCAATGCCATTATAGCTGAATTTGGAGGTGTCAAGATCTTCTCAATGGAGAAATTATTGGGAATGGCTCCCCTGAATCTCCGGTTTTTAGGGTCTGAGATCAGCCTGAATATGAGTGTGGGCGTACTCATATGGCCATTGGTTTTTATCATCTCCGACCTAATGAATGAATATTTTGGTAGGAGCGGGGTGCGCAAAATCAGCTTCCTCACTGCTGCGATGATAGGGTATGGTTTTGTTATAATCCTTGGGTGGACCAAAATGCCAGCTGCCGATTTCTGGTTAAATCTGAATGGTCTGGATGCACAAGGGAACAAGTTTAATATTGATTATGCCTATTCCCTCATTTTCAGGCAAGGATTGGGGATTATTGTAGGCTCCTTAACTGCTTTTCTCGTTAGTCAGCTGGTGGATGCTTACGTATTTCATTATTTCCGGAAATTGACCGGCCATAAATACCTGTGGCTCAGGGCAACGGGTTCAACCGCTATTTCACAGCTCATCGATAGTTTTGTAATCCTGGTCATCGCTTTTTATTTCCTGGGGAACTGGAGCCTGGAACAGGTGCTGAAAGTGGGCCTGATTCAGTATTCCTATAAACTGGTGCTGGCAATATTGCTTACTCCTTTGATTTACCTGGCCCATTTCATCATCGACCGGTACCTTGGGAAATCCAGGTCCATTCAGTTGATAGAAGAAACAAACAGGAACTGGTAG
- a CDS encoding ABC transporter permease, which produces MNRPNLFHSFFLLLGGLVILFILAPLLGMFFATTPEQIFTTAKEAEVRDSIWLTLWTSMFATLLFAVAAIPFAYLLARKSFPLKKLVSGIIDIPVVIPHSAAGIAILGFVSRDTWLGQMGSAVGLNFVGSAAGIIVAMAFVSIPYLINAARDGFLGVPERLEKAALSLGASPLRVFMTISLPLAWRNILSGLILMFARGMSEFGAVVVVAYHPMITPVLIYERFGAFGLKYARPVSVIFILITLAAFILLRSLSSEKKLRKEAGE; this is translated from the coding sequence ATGAACCGTCCGAACCTTTTTCACTCTTTTTTCCTGCTACTGGGCGGACTGGTTATTCTGTTCATTCTCGCCCCCTTACTGGGTATGTTCTTCGCCACCACACCAGAGCAAATATTCACCACGGCAAAGGAAGCAGAGGTACGCGACAGCATCTGGCTAACCCTTTGGACTTCCATGTTTGCCACCCTCCTTTTTGCTGTTGCGGCCATCCCTTTTGCCTATTTACTGGCAAGGAAGTCGTTTCCGCTGAAGAAACTGGTCAGTGGAATCATTGATATCCCGGTAGTGATCCCGCATTCAGCAGCTGGGATTGCTATCCTGGGCTTTGTATCAAGGGATACCTGGCTCGGACAAATGGGTTCTGCCGTAGGGTTGAACTTTGTAGGATCAGCAGCGGGAATCATTGTTGCAATGGCATTTGTGAGCATTCCATACCTCATCAATGCAGCCAGGGATGGATTTTTAGGGGTACCGGAACGGCTGGAAAAAGCAGCTTTATCACTGGGAGCTTCACCATTGCGGGTATTCATGACCATTTCCCTGCCCCTGGCCTGGCGAAATATCCTTTCCGGACTCATCCTGATGTTCGCCAGGGGAATGAGTGAATTTGGAGCGGTGGTAGTGGTGGCTTATCACCCGATGATCACCCCTGTCCTTATCTATGAACGATTTGGAGCTTTCGGATTAAAATATGCAAGGCCTGTATCGGTCATTTTTATCCTCATCACTCTTGCAGCATTTATCCTGCTCAGGTCATTATCCAGCGAAAAAAAGCTGAGAAAGGAAGCAGGTGAATAA